The nucleotide sequence AAATCTGCGTACGTTTATCATGAAGTAAAAAGCCGGATCAGGAGGCAGTATGAAGAGGATTGCTTTTTTTGACACAAAATCATATGACCGACGCTCCTTTGAAGCAAAGATTGATTCAAAGGAATTTGAAATTAGTTTTTTTGAAGCCCGTCTGTCACCAAAAACGGCAGACCTGGTAAAAGGCTTTGACGGGGTTTGTGCCTTTGTCAACGATACCCTGGATACCAGGGTCATTGACATCCTGAAGCGGGAAAATATCGGGGTGGTCGCCATGCGTTGCGCAGGCTACAACAATGTGGATCTTAAAGCCGCTTTTAACAATGTGCATTTTCTCCGGGTTCCAGCCTATTCTCCCTACGCAGTTGCCGAACACGCAGCGGCGCTTATCCTGACTCTTAATCGACGGACCCATAAATCCTATTTGCGGACCAGAGAAAGCAATTTTGCCCTGGCCGGACTCGAGGGCTTTGATCTTCATGGTAAAACTGCCGGGGTAATCGGAACAGGTAAAATAGGTCGTATAATGATCCGCATACTGCGGGGTTTTGGAATGGATGTACTGGCTCATGATCCATATCCCGATCAGGAATATGCCCAGCATGAAGGTTTTCACTTCGTAGACCTGGACGCTCTCTATGCAAGGTCAGACATTATATCACTGCATTGTCCCCTTACAAAAGAGACCCATCATCTGATAGACGCAGACGCCCTGGCGGCGATGAAACCCGGCGTCATGATTATCAACACCAGTCGGGGAGGGCTTATAGACACGAAAGCCCTGGTTGCAGGACTGAAGAGCGGGAAAATAGGCTACGCCGGCCTGGATGTATACGAGGAAGAGGGGGAATACTTTTTTGAGGACCTCTCAGGAGAGATCATCTCTGACGATATATTAGCCCGTCTTCTGACCTTTCCCAATGTCCTGATAACTTCTCACCAGGGCTTCTTTACTAAAGAGGCCCTGGCAAATATTGCAGAGACGACCCTCGGCAACTTCCGGGCCTTTTTTAGAGGGGAGGCTCTGGACAACGAAGTCTGTTATCGTTGTGATCGCCCGGAATGCCGAAAAAAACGTGAGGGTCGCTGTTTCTAGCGAAACAGCTGATCGATTTTTTCCTTGTAAAGCTCGGCGATAACATGGCGTTTTACCTCCTGTTTCGCCGAGAGTTCCCGTCCTATTTCGAAGCTGCGGGGAATGAGGGCAAAACGGTATATACGCTCAAAATGTTTAAAGCCGTTTTTACTGCTTATAAGTTCCTGTATCTCGCTGTTGAAAAGCTCCCATACGTCCGGGAGTTCCAGCATGTCCTCGCGGGTTATATAGGGAACATGGTTTGCTTTAATGTAATGTTCTACCTCTCTGGCATCGGGAACTATCAGAACCCCGAGGAACTTTCTGTCCTGCCCCACGACCATGGCCTGCTCGATATAGACCGATTCTCTCAACTTTGCCTCAATTGGGCCGGGTTCGATATTCTCGCCGCCGAACAGCACAATGGTATCCTTTGCGCGTCCCCGGATATCAAACTCCCCGTCCCTTGTCCAGACACCCAGGTCGCCGGTATTCAGCCATCCCTGATCATCGATGATCTGGCGGGTTATATCTTCCCTTTTGTAATAACCCTTCATGTTCTGAGGACCCCGGGCAAGGACTACTCCCCGGGTATTCGGCGGTACATCCTTGCCTTCGTCATCCACAATGCGGATCTCCGTCTCGGGAAAAACATCCAGGGTCAAAGGTACGGAGCGAAAGTAATTTCTGACCGCCACTACCGGTCCTGTTTCCGTTAAGCCGTATCCGTTTAAGAGGCAAACACCGGCGGCCTGAAAAAAGGAATCCACCGCTGCCGGCAGGGACCCTCCTCCGGAGACCCCGGCCCGGAAACGGCCGCCAAGTTTTTTCTTAATGGCAGAAAAAACAAGCACATTGCCAAGCTGCTTGAAGGGAAAGAGCACAAGCAGCGGTACCAGGCTGATGATCTTGTCCAGCAACCTGTTGCGGTATTTGAATCTGGGCATACGCCCGAGAAACATGCTTCGTAAGGTGGCATAAACGCCCCCCACCCACACAAAGAAATGAAACAAGACCCTGCTCACCACCGGTTTATCTGCAACGTTCCGGTAAATTCCGGCTTTAACAGCTTCCCATATCCGAGGAACCGATCCCATCCATTGGGGACGGACAGCTTGAAAATCCTGCAGCATGATCTTTCCAATGGGCTTGGAATATGCAAGAGCACTGGCAGTCCCAAGGGCAATATACTGAATAACCCGTTCAAAAGAGTGCCACACCGGCAAAACAGAGAGCCAGATGTCCCCGGGCTGTATATCTACGATCTTTTGAACCCCTTTAACCTGATGCAGATATGAACGGTTTGTCAGCATTACACCCTTCGGTTCACCTGTTGTACCGGAGGTAAATATTATGGTCACAACATCATCGATATCACCCTTGCTTATCTCCTGCTCTACAAGATCGGGGTCCTTCTTGATCCGTTTATTTCCCTTCTCGATTATGTCTCCGTAGGTGTACAGTTTTATTCCCCGCGGAATTTTATCGAGCTCAGAAGGATTAAAATCCTGATCCAGGACAACCATGAACTTCATGGACGGCAGGTCATGAACAACACTCAATACTTTTTCCGCCATTTCACGGTTTTCCACAAAAACCAGGCGGCATTCTGCATACTCCAGAATAAAGGAGATCTCCTGGGGCATTGAATCCCGCCCCCTCGGAACGTCTATGGCCCCGAGACTTATGGTGGCAAGATCCGCGACAAGCCACTCTTTACGGTTATCGGCGATTAATCCCAGATGGTCGCCGCGCCGTACACCCAGGTCGTACAGGCCGGACGCGAACACAGACATCTCCCGGTACAGTTCGGAAAAAGTGACTGGGACAAACGCACCACGGGAATTCTTTGAATACTGAGCTGCCTTGTCGGGATGTTCCTGCACAATAGATTTAAATAAATGAAGTATAGAAGTATTCATGTAGTAAATATACAATGACCGGACCCGGCACACAAGTCAATATTCGGCCAGCGGCCGATAGAAAACAGAACCACGGCATGTTTTTCCCTGCACGGAATCAGGGCACCATCAGTAAAATCCTTCTTCAGATATATTGCCTATCAGGCCAACTTCCTCTATTCTTGCTAAAAGGGACAAGAAAACCAGTCGTCCTTATTTACGCGGAACACAAAACGAAAGGAGCAAACATGCAGATCCGCACAACAAAAAACAGCACACATATTTTTTCGATACTGCTGCCGGTACTTTTTGTCACATTACTATTCACCGGCTGCTCAACAATAGAAGGGGTTCTGAACTTAACCCGCCCCAATGCCAGCATCGAAAGAGTTGAACTCTCCGGCTTGAGTTTTGACCGCGTCGATTTAGTTTTCTACGTTGAGGTCCACAATCCGAACTCAATCGGACTAAAGCTGGCCGGACTGGAGTATAATCTTGCTATGGAAAAGAATTCAGTAGTCAGGGGCAACGTGGAAAAAGGAATTGAACTGCCTGCCAGGGGCTCCTCCCTGCTTGAGGTACCGGTATCCGTCGGGTATTCGAATATCTTTAACACTGTTCAATCCGCCCGGGAAAAAGATAATCTGGACTATCAGATTGATCTTGGCCTGTCCTTTACCGTTCCCGGGTACAGCAGCCTCAAGGTACCTCTTACGTATGCCGGTACTATCCCGGTCCCGAAACTTCCCTCCCTCAGTATGGCCTCTCTGCAGGTAAGAAACATCAGCCTTACCAGGATTGATGTTGAGCTGCGGCTTGAGGTTAACAATCCCAACAGCTTTAAAATCGACATGAATGAGTTCAACTATGATCTGACGATTGCGGGACACTCATGGGTCCGGGGAAACACGGTACGTCCGTTGAGTTTTCGGGAGAAAAGCAGAAGCGTTGTCACCATTCCCCTTTCTCTCAATATTGTAGAGGTAGGCCGTTCAGTTATTGACCTTTTGTCGGGTAACCGGACCCTTGATTACCAGTTCAGCGGTGATACGGTCATGGACACCGAGCTTCCTTTGCTGCAGGATTACCTTTTCAGTTTTTCCTCTGAAGGTGAAACAGAAATATTCCGCTAAAAATTAATAATCCCTTCTGGAATAGCGGCCTCCTCTCCTCGAGGGGGCTCTTCCTGTAACAAGCCGGATTGTAATTAGAAAAAGGATTAATCCCGCAGCGCCCCACAGGACAGTCCACAGCAGGGGGGTCCCAAAAAGATAGCCTGCCATGCGGGTCGCGTCGGAAATACGTCCGGAAGGTGCAATCAGGTCGCCCCGGATATCAAAGAAAACATAAAAAATGCCCAGCATGCCAAAGAGTTTCAAGGCAAGATCATTTACTATCCCGGGAAGAAGAAAGCCTATAAGGAAAAGTGCTATACCAAAGATCACCGCATACACCATGGCAACCCCAACAGAGGCAAAAACAAGTGACAAGACAACAAGCCCGGCTCCCAGCAGCATGGTTACGATCTTATCGAAACGGAAGATTACCGAGGTTAAAAGGAGCAGGAAACCCAGCACCATGGCTCCGGCATAACCGGCGACAACAGTCAGCCCTTCAGCCCCCCCGCTTACCACTATGGTAAAACCGGATTCGAGCCCCGCACTAACCGAGTCAATTCTACCGCCGCTCACCACCACGGCAAGAGCCTTGCCGCTGTCGTACAGAAGGTCCGCGATAAGCCTTACAGGCAGCAGGGCGGGGACCTCCCAGAACAACCAGGCCGCCCCTGACAAGACAATTAACAACAGAAGATGAAACACAGTAAAACCGCTCCGGCTCATATATTCCCTCGCTTTTCTGGTAATCAAATCATTTTATAAGCACACGTTTACATTTAGAGATAACACGCTATACGGTTCAGCGGGTATTTTTTAGAATACTGACAATGGTATCCTTGATTGAAAGAAAAACATCAACCAGTTCGGGATCAAATTGCTTACCTGCTTTGCTCTTTATATACAGAAAGGCTGAATCTTCATCCCACGGATCTTTATAGGTTCTGGGAGTCACCAGTGCATCAAAAACGTCCGCTATGGCGACGATTCTCCCGGACAGGGGTATCTCTTTTCCAACCTTTCCCGGTCCTGGTTTCAGCGTATCGGAAAAGATGTTTTCAATATGTCCGGGATACCCGTATCCATCCCAGCGTTCATGGTGGGACAGGGCAACTTCAAAAGCGACCCTGTCCCATACAGAGCTTCGCTTGTAAAAAAGACGGGCACCGAAAATAGTGTGCCAAATCATTGTCTCTTTATCATCTGACGAAAACTCATCCCCCTTGGAGAGCAATCGGGAATCAAGACCAACCTTTCCGATATCGTGCAGCAGGGCGGCGAGCCGCAAGGCTTCCTTCCCCCTGTTCCGCTGAGCCGGTGGTGTACCAATCCGGGATCCAAAGGCATCAAAAACAGCAGCGGAGTACTCCCCCACTCTTTGAGCGTGCAGACGTGATTCATGAGGATCCCTCAGTTGAGAGATCTCCACCAGCCGCAGCACCATTTCTTTAGCAAACTCAGCTTTCTCCAGGGCCATTGCGGCGTGCTGGGCAAAGTAGGAGATAAACAGTCGATCCTGTTGAGAAAAAGGAACTGGGTTTCCCTCTTTATCAATCGCGTTAATAAGTTGAATAACCCCCAGTATGCTTCCTTCGGAATTCTTGAGAGGCACAGCGAGGATAGACCGGGTGCGATAGTTACTTTTTCTATCGAACTCAGAATTAAACTGAAACGAGACCTCTTCAGGAAGAGAATACACATCGTCAATTAAAAGGGATTGCCCTGTCTCGGCAACAAAGCCGGCAATTGATTTTGTGTCCGCAGGAATACTGCGAGTCGTATAGAGGTATTTATCATTTTCCGATTCACCCCTGTTAAAAAGGGTTTCATTTTCGATGAAGGCAAAATAGAGCTGATTGTCCTTGAGCTGATACAGAGTGCCGGCATCGGCATTTACAAATGTTCTCGCTTCGTGAAGAATATTTTCGAGGAGAATATCAACATCTTTCACGGAATGAAGTCGCTCAATGATTTTCAACAAAGCTCCGGCATCATGTAAAGCAGGCATATGCATAAGTATACCCGGCTTTATAAAAAACTCAAATAAAGTTTCTACTATTTGTAATAATTAATATGTATCTTATTCCTGGACTTGGATTTGCAAAAAATATTCCTTAAGACTGTTTATCTCGGTTTCTATTTTCTGAACATGTAAAAGGACATTTTCCATGTTACCGGCCTTTGCTTCAGCTTCGAGAATCCTGGCCGCGGATCCGATCTTTTCTGCCCGGACATTATAGGCGGCGCCTTTAACCGCGTGGCTCTCTCTATGAACAATTTCTCCATCATTTAAATTGACGCCCCGGCGAATCCTGCTGATACGGCCTTCAGTATCAGCAATAAATCCCGAAATAAGATCTTGTACAATCTCCCGGTTATTATCAAAATCTGAAAGCAGTTTTCCAAAATCAAGAACACCCTGTGTCCGTACTTCCACCACACCTTTTTCCTGCCTGTATTCAGAACAGGGGATACCGCTTGCAGAGCACCAGCGTACAGCCATATCGATAAGCTCATTTTTACGAAAAGGTTTAACGAGAATATCGTTCATACCGGCTTCTTTATAGGTAAAGAAATCCTTCTGATAGGCGTTGGCGGTTAGAGCAATAATCGGAATAGTGAGTTTGCGGGATCGCATCTTTCTGACAGCCTCACACCCATCCATGTCAGGCATCGATATATCCATAAAAATGAGGTCATACCTGTCTCTTTCAATCATCTCCAGGGCTTCGGAGCCGCCACGGGCACAGAAGACGTCGCAGCCAGCCAATGATAAATGGTGCTCCGCTATCTTCAGGTTACTCGGATAGTCATCAACAACAAGGACCCGACACCCGGGGGGCGGAAGCATTTGAATAAGGGAATCCGGACGAACCATGGGAACCGAAGTATCCCCCGTGCAGACACAGCGCATCGGGACCTGCACAGTAAAGGTGGTCCCTTCACCGTATACACTGGAGACCGTGATTGTTCCACCCATCTTATCGATTATAAGCTTCGAAATGGCAGTTCCCAATCCAAAACCCCCGGCACTCCTGGTTCGCCCCGCCTCTATTTGATAGAACTTGTCAAAAAGCCGTTTCAAGTCGGCTTCTCTGATTCCTATACCTGTATCCTGTACGGAAAACAGTAAGAAAACGATCTCCTCCGTGTCGTATTCAAATTCGGCAGAAAGAGACACATCTCCCCGGGATGTGAATTTTATTCCATTATCCAGCAAATTAATCAGTACCTGCCGCAGCCGAAGACCATCGCCTGTTACCCTCCGGGGCAGTTCAGGATGTAGATATAGCTTGAGAAGGATACCGCGTCCTTCCGCCTTGGGACGAAGAATGCCCTCAATTGATCGGATAAGATCAGGCAAATTGAACGGTTCCTCCACCAAGTCAAGCTTGCCTTCCTCAATTCTGGAAATATCCAAAAGTTGATCTATCAACTCGGAGAGTCTTTGTGATTCTTCGACTACCAACTCAGCGTATTGCCTGCAGCCCGGGTCGTGTTCCAGGGAACAGTGCAGAGCTTCGCCGAATCCCATTATCGCGTTCAGGGGTGTTCGCATTTCGTGACTTACGTTAGCAAGAAAATCACTCTTTGCCCTGTTCGCCGTCTCCGCCTTTTCTATTGCCGCGTCAAGTTCACTGGTACGCTGGGCTACAAGATCTTCTACCTTGGAAGTATATGCTTCAAGCTCGGTCCTGGACCGCATTGTTCTCAAGGCCAGGGAGGTGAAAACGGACAGGTTAAAAATAAACAGCCCGACTCCCTGGAGCCACATAAACGGTGCAACATAGAAGCTGTTGCCGGTGTCAATGATTTTCAGTATTGCGTAAATCATATCATGCAGACCAAATATAACAGCGATCATGATTCCGGCGAAAATACAGAGGGCATCCGGATTACCAGCAGCCAGGGCCTTTACTGTTATATAGAATACGAACACCATCACCGGTACCAGAGGTATAAGTACAATACTGAAAACCCGGTAGGCTTCAGTTTCATTACCTGGGGAAAAAAGAATAATTCCACTAAGAACAAGGCTATGAAGCAGGATGAGAAATTGCAGCCCTTTTTTCTCATGGATCTTAAAATATTCCATAAAAGAGACGGTGCAAAAGCCAATTCCCAGAGGAAGTGCCGCCTTGGATACAACAAAACTACTGAAGGAAGACAGAAAAACCGGATCATACGCCATACGATAAAAATAGAAAGCAAAAAACAGGTTGGCCGCAGCGATGTAGAGATGAAAGACCTCATTGCGCCGCACAAGAAAATAGATGAAGGTATAATAAACCATGAAGATGCAGAAGAAAGTATAGAGCTGGGCGTTAAAAAAGCTGATGCGTCGTGGATTAAGAAAATTCGAGAGCCCGTTTTCCCGGGCAATCTTAACATCCTGTACAAAAACCACAGGGCCGGGGCTGTTGATGGCGAGGATAATCTCATTCGTCTCGTTGAATTTCAGCAATTTACGCGGAAGATTGAGTAATACAATTCCGTCAGCTATGCCATTCCCGGCGGGCTTTGGATTATCATATTCCCCAAGGAGGGAACCGTTGAGATATACGCGGGTCGGACGTGTAATTTCTGTCTTCAGCAGGAATCCGCCAATATGCCGAAACTGGGGATTCACTAAGAACAGGGCACGCTGCCGGATATCTTTCGGAAAACTCTCTTTGGCAGTTTTATCAAAACGGATCATCTCTCCGGGTTCCAGGAGTTCCCGGTTTTCTTCTTCATTGAACCAGCTGATCTCCCACTGATTCGCCAGGGAAACCGGGTCTTCGATTTTATGGATATATTTAATGCCCAGCTCCTGGGCTGCCAATGGAATTGAAAAAACAGCAACAAAGAAGATAAGAGCGGCGAGTAAACAGGTCTGCCGAACCCAGAAAAAAGACCGAAATTCCTCCATTGTACATCCTGTTTATTGAAATAGACTTGATGAAATCCTACCCCAGATTTTACCTGGGGTCAAATACCTTTGTCAGCGTCACGAAAAACTATATTTGACCTTTTCCGTCTCAAGGCAATACACTGGAACCACCTATGAATACAAGCCCTTTAATTGGAGAATTGAATACAACCCCGTCCCCTGGCCTGGGATGTGCGGCCTTCGGCGGAACCCATTGGGGTGTCCAGGATGACCGTGACTCAATGGCTGCGCTGGCGACAGCTATTGAAGCGGGAGTACGGCATATAGATACCGCAGCCGCCTACGGTTCAGGCCGCAGCGAAACACTTATCGGGAACCTGATCAGACGGCGTCCATCAGTTCGGGACGGGCTGCTGATCGCCAGTAAAGGCGGAATAAAAGGAAGCAAAAAGAACTTTCTCAAGGAGATAGACAACAGCCGGAGGCGGCTTGGATGCGAGGTTATCGACATATATTACATTCACTGGCCCATGGAAGGGGTAGACCCGATTCCCTCTCTGGAAGCACTGGCGGAAGCCAAAGAAAAGCACACAATACGCTACGTCGGAGTATCAAACTTCACATCCCGGCAACTGACACTGGCCCATGGGAATCTGCCCCTTGATGCCTGTCAATTCGGCTACAATCTTATCTGGCGGCACCCGGATACCGGGATCATCCCTCTCTGCGGACAACTTGGAATTGCCCGCATCGCCTACGGAGCCCTGGCCCAGGGTCTCCTGTCAGGTAACTACCAACCCTGGAGTCGGTTTCCCGAGGGTGATGATCGGGACCATACCGCGTTTTTTTCCGATGACCATGCCGTAGAACTGACGGCGGGGCTTTCTACCCTCAAAGCGCTGTGTGCACAGTACCATGTGCCTCTCCGCTCCGCGGCTTTACACTGGATCAGCAGCAGGGAATATCTCGAGGGATCATTAGCAGGGGCCCGTACCGCAGAACAGGCAAAAGAAAACTTTCAGCTTCAGAGGATTGACTCAGAACTTTTAGACAAACTCCACGTTGCGGGAAAAGAAATTTCCACCTGCTTTGGCAACACTGAGAACTTTTTCCGCATGCAGTAATTACAGGCTATTCCTTGTCGGCATACTTTTCTGCGATTGTCTGAATTGAGGGGAGAACCTCAAAGAAAATATCAATGAGTTCAGGATCAAACTTTGTTCCGCTTAAAGAGCGCATCTCTTTAAGAACATCGTCTTCCGACCAGGCTTCTTTATATACCCTTTTGGAACGGAGGGCGTCATACACATCGGCAATCGCGACAATACGTCCGAAAAGAGGAATCTCCTCCCCCTTTCTGCCGACAACCTTTTTTCTTCTCCCTGTCGGTTTCTGGGTTATGATATCTACATGACCCGGATACCCCGAACCATCCCAGTTCTCGTGATGGGTTAAAACAATTTCTCTGGCAATATCATCAAGCTCGGAATGAGTATCCACAAAAAGCCTTGCTCCGTTCAGGGTATGCGTTTTCATGATCTCATACTCTTCATCGTTAAAGCGGGCAGGCTTCTTCAGAATAAGGTCACTTATCGCCACTTTCCCGACATCATGCAGCATGGCCGCCATACGCAGATTATCCCGGTTGCGCTGGACCTCATCCTCTGGAACCCCATGATTCAGAGCCCATTTCTCATAAATCTCCACGGAAAATCCGGCGACCCGGTTTACATGAGGACCTGTCTCTTTCGGGTCCCGCAGTTCGGCCATGCTGATCATACGGAGTAAAATCGCTCTTGTCATCTGGGCCCGCTGTAATGCCACCGTTACATTGGCTGCAAAATGGGTAACAAGAATCTCATCTTCTCTGGTAAAGGGACAGATATCCCCATCAGAACCAAT is from Marispirochaeta sp. and encodes:
- a CDS encoding 2-hydroxyacid dehydrogenase, with the protein product MKRIAFFDTKSYDRRSFEAKIDSKEFEISFFEARLSPKTADLVKGFDGVCAFVNDTLDTRVIDILKRENIGVVAMRCAGYNNVDLKAAFNNVHFLRVPAYSPYAVAEHAAALILTLNRRTHKSYLRTRESNFALAGLEGFDLHGKTAGVIGTGKIGRIMIRILRGFGMDVLAHDPYPDQEYAQHEGFHFVDLDALYARSDIISLHCPLTKETHHLIDADALAAMKPGVMIINTSRGGLIDTKALVAGLKSGKIGYAGLDVYEEEGEYFFEDLSGEIISDDILARLLTFPNVLITSHQGFFTKEALANIAETTLGNFRAFFRGEALDNEVCYRCDRPECRKKREGRCF
- a CDS encoding long-chain fatty acid--CoA ligase; amino-acid sequence: MNTSILHLFKSIVQEHPDKAAQYSKNSRGAFVPVTFSELYREMSVFASGLYDLGVRRGDHLGLIADNRKEWLVADLATISLGAIDVPRGRDSMPQEISFILEYAECRLVFVENREMAEKVLSVVHDLPSMKFMVVLDQDFNPSELDKIPRGIKLYTYGDIIEKGNKRIKKDPDLVEQEISKGDIDDVVTIIFTSGTTGEPKGVMLTNRSYLHQVKGVQKIVDIQPGDIWLSVLPVWHSFERVIQYIALGTASALAYSKPIGKIMLQDFQAVRPQWMGSVPRIWEAVKAGIYRNVADKPVVSRVLFHFFVWVGGVYATLRSMFLGRMPRFKYRNRLLDKIISLVPLLVLFPFKQLGNVLVFSAIKKKLGGRFRAGVSGGGSLPAAVDSFFQAAGVCLLNGYGLTETGPVVAVRNYFRSVPLTLDVFPETEIRIVDDEGKDVPPNTRGVVLARGPQNMKGYYKREDITRQIIDDQGWLNTGDLGVWTRDGEFDIRGRAKDTIVLFGGENIEPGPIEAKLRESVYIEQAMVVGQDRKFLGVLIVPDAREVEHYIKANHVPYITREDMLELPDVWELFNSEIQELISSKNGFKHFERIYRFALIPRSFEIGRELSAKQEVKRHVIAELYKEKIDQLFR
- a CDS encoding LEA type 2 family protein, with translation MQIRTTKNSTHIFSILLPVLFVTLLFTGCSTIEGVLNLTRPNASIERVELSGLSFDRVDLVFYVEVHNPNSIGLKLAGLEYNLAMEKNSVVRGNVEKGIELPARGSSLLEVPVSVGYSNIFNTVQSAREKDNLDYQIDLGLSFTVPGYSSLKVPLTYAGTIPVPKLPSLSMASLQVRNISLTRIDVELRLEVNNPNSFKIDMNEFNYDLTIAGHSWVRGNTVRPLSFREKSRSVVTIPLSLNIVEVGRSVIDLLSGNRTLDYQFSGDTVMDTELPLLQDYLFSFSSEGETEIFR
- a CDS encoding M50 family metallopeptidase, with the translated sequence MSRSGFTVFHLLLLIVLSGAAWLFWEVPALLPVRLIADLLYDSGKALAVVVSGGRIDSVSAGLESGFTIVVSGGAEGLTVVAGYAGAMVLGFLLLLTSVIFRFDKIVTMLLGAGLVVLSLVFASVGVAMVYAVIFGIALFLIGFLLPGIVNDLALKLFGMLGIFYVFFDIRGDLIAPSGRISDATRMAGYLFGTPLLWTVLWGAAGLILFLITIRLVTGRAPSRRGGRYSRRDY
- a CDS encoding HD domain-containing phosphohydrolase, giving the protein MKIIERLHSVKDVDILLENILHEARTFVNADAGTLYQLKDNQLYFAFIENETLFNRGESENDKYLYTTRSIPADTKSIAGFVAETGQSLLIDDVYSLPEEVSFQFNSEFDRKSNYRTRSILAVPLKNSEGSILGVIQLINAIDKEGNPVPFSQQDRLFISYFAQHAAMALEKAEFAKEMVLRLVEISQLRDPHESRLHAQRVGEYSAAVFDAFGSRIGTPPAQRNRGKEALRLAALLHDIGKVGLDSRLLSKGDEFSSDDKETMIWHTIFGARLFYKRSSVWDRVAFEVALSHHERWDGYGYPGHIENIFSDTLKPGPGKVGKEIPLSGRIVAIADVFDALVTPRTYKDPWDEDSAFLYIKSKAGKQFDPELVDVFLSIKDTIVSILKNTR
- a CDS encoding response regulator, which encodes MEEFRSFFWVRQTCLLAALIFFVAVFSIPLAAQELGIKYIHKIEDPVSLANQWEISWFNEEENRELLEPGEMIRFDKTAKESFPKDIRQRALFLVNPQFRHIGGFLLKTEITRPTRVYLNGSLLGEYDNPKPAGNGIADGIVLLNLPRKLLKFNETNEIILAINSPGPVVFVQDVKIARENGLSNFLNPRRISFFNAQLYTFFCIFMVYYTFIYFLVRRNEVFHLYIAAANLFFAFYFYRMAYDPVFLSSFSSFVVSKAALPLGIGFCTVSFMEYFKIHEKKGLQFLILLHSLVLSGIILFSPGNETEAYRVFSIVLIPLVPVMVFVFYITVKALAAGNPDALCIFAGIMIAVIFGLHDMIYAILKIIDTGNSFYVAPFMWLQGVGLFIFNLSVFTSLALRTMRSRTELEAYTSKVEDLVAQRTSELDAAIEKAETANRAKSDFLANVSHEMRTPLNAIMGFGEALHCSLEHDPGCRQYAELVVEESQRLSELIDQLLDISRIEEGKLDLVEEPFNLPDLIRSIEGILRPKAEGRGILLKLYLHPELPRRVTGDGLRLRQVLINLLDNGIKFTSRGDVSLSAEFEYDTEEIVFLLFSVQDTGIGIREADLKRLFDKFYQIEAGRTRSAGGFGLGTAISKLIIDKMGGTITVSSVYGEGTTFTVQVPMRCVCTGDTSVPMVRPDSLIQMLPPPGCRVLVVDDYPSNLKIAEHHLSLAGCDVFCARGGSEALEMIERDRYDLIFMDISMPDMDGCEAVRKMRSRKLTIPIIALTANAYQKDFFTYKEAGMNDILVKPFRKNELIDMAVRWCSASGIPCSEYRQEKGVVEVRTQGVLDFGKLLSDFDNNREIVQDLISGFIADTEGRISRIRRGVNLNDGEIVHRESHAVKGAAYNVRAEKIGSAARILEAEAKAGNMENVLLHVQKIETEINSLKEYFLQIQVQE
- a CDS encoding aldo/keto reductase; translation: MNTSPLIGELNTTPSPGLGCAAFGGTHWGVQDDRDSMAALATAIEAGVRHIDTAAAYGSGRSETLIGNLIRRRPSVRDGLLIASKGGIKGSKKNFLKEIDNSRRRLGCEVIDIYYIHWPMEGVDPIPSLEALAEAKEKHTIRYVGVSNFTSRQLTLAHGNLPLDACQFGYNLIWRHPDTGIIPLCGQLGIARIAYGALAQGLLSGNYQPWSRFPEGDDRDHTAFFSDDHAVELTAGLSTLKALCAQYHVPLRSAALHWISSREYLEGSLAGARTAEQAKENFQLQRIDSELLDKLHVAGKEISTCFGNTENFFRMQ
- a CDS encoding HD domain-containing phosphohydrolase, encoding MSGDYRADAEKLLNVITLDSELNTIKDVDILLERILTEARSVVQADAGSIYIKKKDKLAISYAQNASLQRKLPKGNKLIYKFFEVPIDKKSISGYVAATGELLNISDVYELPEDSPYGYNLKYDKLSGYRSCSMLTIPLKTNNNDLLGVIQFINKIGSDGDICPFTREDEILVTHFAANVTVALQRAQMTRAILLRMISMAELRDPKETGPHVNRVAGFSVEIYEKWALNHGVPEDEVQRNRDNLRMAAMLHDVGKVAISDLILKKPARFNDEEYEIMKTHTLNGARLFVDTHSELDDIAREIVLTHHENWDGSGYPGHVDIITQKPTGRRKKVVGRKGEEIPLFGRIVAIADVYDALRSKRVYKEAWSEDDVLKEMRSLSGTKFDPELIDIFFEVLPSIQTIAEKYADKE